One window of the Dehalococcoidia bacterium genome contains the following:
- the larC gene encoding nickel pincer cofactor biosynthesis protein LarC, which yields MRAAYFDVFAGASGDMLLGALIDAGASAAEITAALRTLPLEGWGLDVRPEHRGVIGGTRVEVWVDPALSQPQRRLADIVAAVEQSQLPSRVKRDAAAVFRALAEAEGRVHRQRLDDVHFHEVGAVDSIVDIVGAVVALELLGIEQVFVSSVPLGGGIAQTAHGKIPAPAPATLELLARAGAPVRPSFGAAATTEMVTPTAAAFFAALGVFEQPALRLTTVGYGLGARRLPDLPNALRVLIGERDEPSAPLLLLETNIDDQPAEQLGYVLERLFAVGVRDAWFTPIQMKKSRPAVMMSVIAEAAQEREIADLLLRETSTLGVRVIPIRRHEAERVVKTVETRLGPARVKVKRLEGRPVAAVPEFEDCRRLALEHGLPIAEVYRLVESAARGAMD from the coding sequence GTGCGGGCCGCCTACTTCGACGTCTTTGCCGGGGCGAGCGGCGACATGCTGCTCGGCGCGCTCATCGACGCCGGCGCCTCGGCAGCGGAAATCACCGCGGCTCTGCGCACCCTTCCGCTGGAGGGCTGGGGGCTGGATGTCCGACCGGAGCACCGCGGCGTTATCGGCGGCACCCGGGTCGAGGTGTGGGTCGATCCGGCCCTTTCTCAGCCGCAGCGCCGGCTCGCCGACATTGTCGCCGCGGTGGAGCAGTCGCAGCTGCCCAGCCGCGTCAAGCGCGATGCGGCCGCGGTTTTTCGAGCGCTGGCGGAAGCCGAGGGCCGCGTCCATCGCCAGCGGCTGGACGATGTCCACTTCCATGAGGTCGGCGCTGTCGACTCGATTGTCGATATCGTCGGCGCGGTGGTAGCGCTCGAACTGCTCGGCATCGAGCAGGTGTTCGTCTCTTCGGTGCCGCTCGGAGGCGGGATAGCCCAGACCGCGCACGGAAAGATCCCGGCCCCTGCCCCAGCAACCCTCGAACTGCTTGCGCGTGCCGGCGCGCCGGTGCGGCCAAGTTTCGGCGCAGCGGCAACAACCGAGATGGTCACCCCCACCGCGGCCGCCTTCTTCGCGGCCCTCGGCGTCTTCGAGCAGCCGGCGCTTCGCCTGACCACAGTTGGCTACGGCCTCGGGGCACGCCGCCTTCCTGACCTGCCGAATGCGCTGCGCGTGCTGATCGGCGAGCGCGACGAGCCCTCCGCCCCGCTCCTCCTCCTTGAAACGAATATCGACGATCAGCCGGCGGAGCAGCTCGGCTACGTGCTGGAACGCCTCTTCGCTGTCGGCGTTCGCGACGCGTGGTTCACTCCAATCCAGATGAAAAAAAGCCGTCCCGCAGTGATGATGAGCGTCATTGCGGAAGCAGCCCAAGAGCGCGAGATCGCCGACCTCCTTCTGCGCGAGACCAGCACGCTCGGCGTGCGGGTCATCCCGATCCGCCGCCACGAAGCTGAGCGGGTTGTCAAAACGGTCGAAACGCGCCTCGGCCCCGCTCGTGTCAAAGTGAAACGGCTCGAGGGACGGCCGGTCGCCGCCGTGCCGGAGTTCGAGGATTGCCGGCGTCTCGCCCTCGAGCATGGGCTGCCCATCGCTGAGGTGTACCGTCTCGTCGAGAGCGCGGCGCGCGGCGCGATGGACTAG
- the nrdR gene encoding transcriptional regulator NrdR, with the protein MKCPYCHHRDSKVVDSRDSELSIRRRRECLNCGRRFTTYERVELAPLIVSKRDGRREEFSREKLLASVRKATDKRPVAPGQVEAIVESIEAELNRLPGNEIATAEIAELVMARLRQLDDIAYIRYASAYREFGDLERVREELERLATTRERERQLRAQPPLFSLDDFETVARTERAPTR; encoded by the coding sequence ATGAAATGCCCATACTGCCACCACCGCGATTCCAAGGTGGTTGACTCTCGCGATAGCGAGTTGAGCATTCGTCGCCGGCGCGAATGTCTCAACTGCGGACGCCGTTTCACCACGTACGAACGCGTCGAACTTGCGCCGCTGATCGTTTCGAAGCGCGACGGGCGGCGCGAGGAATTCAGTCGCGAGAAGCTGCTCGCGAGTGTGCGCAAGGCGACGGACAAGCGTCCAGTCGCGCCGGGACAGGTGGAAGCGATCGTCGAAAGCATTGAAGCGGAACTGAACCGTCTGCCCGGCAATGAGATCGCAACCGCTGAGATCGCCGAGCTCGTTATGGCGCGCCTGCGCCAGCTTGATGACATCGCCTACATTCGCTACGCAAGCGCCTACCGCGAATTCGGCGACCTCGAGCGGGTGCGGGAAGAGCTTGAACGTCTTGCGACAACGCGAGAGCGTGAGCGGCAGCTGCGCGCTCAGCCTCCGCTGTTCTCGCTGGACGATTTCGAGACCGTTGCTCGCACCGAGCGCGCGCCGACGCGGTAG
- a CDS encoding ATP-binding protein, whose product MHDRSADLPSALSEALEELTLFAGIFEDEIGSLLKAALSAAPTAAGPAAEARLSLALVARAELAAAPVVGDAFTDWMLDRLLADSNVLAQKLDRAPDAPLGEAIRRRARDELGVLFRLLRGVRQALSGAAQSWTEVCPLPVQPADPERQQEKAALLAAPDAETALETLLAAYRRGSGIFRRYRAFRWAGGRLCGVDAPDLPRLEMLVGYERERAPVIRNTEQFVAGLPANDVLIAGARGTGKSSTIKALLSRFGDRGLRLVEVAKADLGDLPAIVETLRHRHERFILYVDDLSFEAGESEYKELKALLDGTIEARPPNVLVYATSNRHNLVAELWTERSAEVEVHARERQDEKLSLADRFGIRVFFPPPDRPLYLRMVEAIAAEAGLTLSAEELRQRAIHWEIQHSGRSGRLARQLVVSLLGEQENYRVGARSVRATVSKSSSENSGG is encoded by the coding sequence ATGCACGATCGCTCCGCCGATCTTCCCTCGGCTCTGAGCGAGGCGCTCGAGGAACTGACGCTCTTCGCCGGGATCTTCGAGGATGAAATCGGCTCCTTGCTCAAGGCCGCGCTGAGCGCCGCGCCGACCGCTGCCGGACCGGCGGCGGAAGCGCGCCTCAGCCTCGCGCTTGTTGCCCGAGCCGAGCTTGCCGCGGCGCCGGTGGTCGGCGATGCCTTTACCGATTGGATGCTCGACCGCCTCCTTGCGGACAGCAATGTGCTGGCGCAGAAGCTCGACCGCGCTCCGGATGCCCCGCTGGGCGAGGCGATCCGCCGTCGCGCGCGCGACGAACTGGGGGTCCTTTTCCGCCTCCTTCGCGGCGTGCGTCAGGCGCTCTCAGGAGCGGCACAGTCGTGGACAGAGGTCTGTCCGCTGCCGGTTCAGCCCGCTGACCCAGAGCGTCAGCAGGAGAAGGCGGCGCTGCTTGCTGCCCCAGACGCCGAAACTGCGCTCGAAACGCTCCTCGCGGCCTACCGGCGCGGTAGCGGGATCTTTCGCCGCTACCGCGCCTTCCGCTGGGCTGGCGGCCGCCTCTGCGGCGTGGACGCGCCCGACCTGCCGCGGCTCGAAATGCTGGTCGGCTACGAGCGGGAGCGCGCGCCGGTGATCCGCAATACCGAGCAGTTTGTCGCGGGGCTGCCGGCAAACGACGTCCTCATCGCGGGCGCACGCGGCACCGGGAAATCGTCAACCATCAAAGCGCTCCTCTCCCGCTTCGGCGACCGCGGCCTCCGTTTGGTCGAAGTCGCGAAAGCCGATCTCGGCGACCTCCCCGCGATCGTCGAGACGCTTCGTCACCGTCACGAGCGGTTCATCCTGTACGTTGATGACCTCTCGTTTGAAGCAGGGGAGAGCGAGTACAAGGAACTGAAGGCCCTGCTCGACGGCACCATCGAAGCCCGCCCCCCGAATGTGCTCGTCTACGCGACCTCGAACCGACACAACCTAGTCGCCGAACTGTGGACAGAGCGGTCGGCCGAGGTCGAGGTCCACGCCCGCGAACGCCAAGACGAGAAGCTGTCGCTCGCCGACCGCTTTGGGATCCGGGTGTTCTTTCCCCCTCCAGATCGGCCGCTCTATCTGCGGATGGTTGAGGCGATTGCGGCCGAAGCCGGCCTCACTCTTTCGGCCGAGGAGCTCCGGCAGCGCGCCATCCACTGGGAGATCCAGCACTCCGGACGGTCGGGGCGGCTGGCGCGCCAGTTGGTCGTCAGCCTGCTCGGCGAGCAGGAGAACTACCGCGTCGGCGCGCGCTCGGTGCGAGCAACGGTCTCGAAATCGTCCAGCGAGAACAGCGGAGGCTGA
- a CDS encoding WHG domain-containing protein, translated as MPRARLDTATVIRAAAELADERGLDGVSFTALAARLGVRGPSLYHHVAGPAALRRAIASLAFTELADRLSRATIGKARDEAVYALAEAFRDYVRAHPGRYAATVPAPPPEDRELARASREVLRVVLAVLAGYGISGPDAVHATRQLRAAMHGFATLESAGAFGAPIDFDESFRRLIATVIAGALRPAAGSSSLS; from the coding sequence ATGCCTCGTGCTCGCCTCGATACTGCGACGGTAATTCGAGCTGCGGCGGAGCTCGCGGACGAGCGTGGTCTCGACGGCGTCAGCTTCACCGCGCTCGCAGCGCGTCTAGGAGTTCGCGGGCCGTCGCTCTATCACCATGTCGCTGGACCCGCCGCACTACGCCGCGCGATCGCCTCGCTTGCCTTCACCGAATTGGCGGACCGTCTCTCTCGGGCGACAATCGGCAAGGCGCGCGACGAAGCGGTCTATGCGCTTGCCGAAGCGTTTCGCGACTATGTCCGCGCGCATCCCGGCCGATACGCCGCAACCGTCCCCGCGCCGCCGCCGGAAGACCGGGAACTCGCGCGCGCGAGCCGCGAAGTGCTGCGCGTGGTCCTCGCGGTGCTCGCTGGCTACGGCATCAGCGGTCCAGACGCGGTTCACGCCACGCGGCAGCTGCGCGCCGCAATGCATGGCTTCGCGACCCTCGAAAGCGCAGGCGCCTTCGGCGCGCCGATCGACTTCGATGAGAGCTTCCGCCGCCTGATCGCGACGGTTATCGCCGGCGCCCTCCGGCCGGCCGCAGGGTCAAGTTCGCTCAGCTAG
- the bfr gene encoding bacterioferritin, translating to MKSDPAVLDILNQALANELTAVDQYAIHAAMCQNWGFELLHDRFRALSIEEMRDTEALIKYILFREGKPNIQRLSPLRVGSSVEEMLHLGRETELGAIATLQAGIAVCNDAEDYATRAMLEEMIREEQEHVEWFETQLEIIRQIGLEYYLSRQLRQG from the coding sequence ATGAAGTCGGACCCAGCTGTTCTCGATATCTTGAACCAAGCATTGGCCAACGAACTGACAGCGGTCGACCAATATGCTATTCACGCTGCGATGTGCCAAAACTGGGGGTTCGAGCTGCTCCATGACCGCTTCCGCGCGCTGAGCATCGAGGAGATGCGCGATACCGAGGCGCTGATCAAATACATCCTTTTCCGCGAAGGAAAGCCGAATATCCAGCGTCTCAGCCCGCTGCGTGTTGGCAGCAGCGTCGAGGAGATGCTTCATCTCGGGCGAGAAACAGAACTCGGGGCGATCGCGACCCTCCAGGCCGGGATCGCGGTCTGTAATGACGCCGAAGACTATGCGACCCGAGCGATGCTCGAGGAGATGATCCGCGAGGAACAAGAGCACGTCGAGTGGTTTGAGACCCAGCTTGAGATCATCCGCCAGATCGGCCTCGAATACTATCTCAGCCGCCAACTGCGCCAAGGCTAG
- a CDS encoding class I SAM-dependent methyltransferase, with product MVDVFPRRIGTLDGATDADDAAYLDFIEGMRVFAINDLTPALQQRYAQLEAAFEARHGRKPASVEEIRAELDALPILQAHRRLFRSTQDMRGVALLETYGKREAELLRELEEFASRGPGRLLLDPTLKLPEYYTKVYFHRQPGGYADHPLAGYFYHYGTKLLFGGKNDDDSLQRNMVNSVPLPAGRVEWVVDLACAIGQSTTAWKERLPHAEVWGIDCSAPMLRYAHKRAVEMGLDVTFAQMLAEDLKLPDNSVDIVHCFILFHEVPVEVGEQVVREVYRVLRPGGLFSVMDVGQAPQWNPLDAYLREFIIRDNAEPYELGWAYWDFPAALRAAGFQTSAGPDSEIENFPSSTSAHHSRWFAYKPA from the coding sequence ATGGTTGATGTGTTCCCCCGCCGCATCGGCACGCTTGACGGGGCGACGGACGCTGACGATGCCGCGTACCTCGATTTCATTGAGGGGATGCGTGTCTTTGCGATCAACGACCTGACCCCGGCCCTCCAGCAGCGGTATGCCCAGCTCGAGGCTGCCTTCGAAGCGCGCCACGGCCGCAAGCCGGCCTCAGTAGAGGAGATCCGCGCTGAGCTTGATGCGCTGCCGATCCTGCAGGCCCACCGGCGGCTGTTCCGCTCGACCCAAGACATGCGGGGCGTCGCGCTGCTCGAGACATACGGCAAGCGCGAAGCGGAGCTTCTCCGCGAACTGGAGGAATTCGCCAGCCGCGGTCCCGGCCGGCTCCTGCTGGACCCGACGCTGAAGCTGCCGGAGTACTACACCAAGGTGTATTTCCATCGTCAACCGGGAGGCTACGCGGATCATCCGCTCGCCGGCTATTTCTATCACTACGGCACGAAACTGCTGTTCGGCGGCAAGAATGATGACGACTCCCTCCAGCGGAACATGGTGAACAGCGTTCCCCTCCCTGCTGGCCGGGTCGAGTGGGTTGTCGATCTCGCGTGCGCAATCGGCCAAAGCACGACAGCCTGGAAAGAGCGGCTGCCGCACGCTGAGGTGTGGGGGATCGACTGTTCAGCGCCGATGCTGCGCTATGCCCACAAGCGCGCCGTCGAAATGGGGCTCGATGTCACCTTCGCCCAGATGCTCGCGGAGGACCTGAAGCTGCCGGACAACAGCGTCGATATCGTCCACTGCTTCATCCTCTTCCATGAAGTGCCCGTCGAGGTTGGCGAGCAGGTGGTGCGCGAAGTGTACCGCGTTCTTCGCCCGGGCGGCCTCTTCTCGGTGATGGATGTTGGCCAAGCGCCGCAATGGAACCCCCTCGACGCCTACCTGCGCGAATTCATCATTCGCGACAACGCCGAGCCGTACGAACTCGGCTGGGCCTACTGGGATTTCCCGGCCGCCCTGCGCGCCGCAGGCTTCCAGACGAGCGCGGGCCCGGACTCTGAGATCGAAAACTTCCCCAGCAGCACGTCGGCGCACCACAGCCGCTGGTTCGCCTATAAGCCGGCGTAG
- a CDS encoding CBS domain-containing protein, which produces MKVEELMDRQPLTARPETPVRELARRMYETRRSSVPIVDEAGHVVGIVTMTDLVARNANLHFPRYIQLLDSIIYLESTKEYEEELRRILASTAGELMTAPARTVRLGSDAGDAAAELFEQKITALPVVDDAGRLVGLLSQYEFLKLIAEEPAPAE; this is translated from the coding sequence GTGAAAGTTGAAGAGTTGATGGACCGTCAGCCATTGACGGCCCGCCCCGAGACGCCTGTTCGCGAACTGGCGCGCCGCATGTACGAGACGCGCCGCAGTTCGGTCCCCATCGTCGATGAGGCGGGGCATGTTGTCGGCATCGTCACGATGACCGACCTCGTCGCCCGCAACGCCAATCTCCACTTCCCGCGGTATATCCAGTTGCTCGATAGCATCATCTATCTCGAGAGCACGAAGGAGTATGAAGAGGAGCTCCGGCGGATCCTCGCCTCGACCGCGGGCGAGCTGATGACGGCTCCCGCGCGAACCGTTCGTCTCGGCAGCGACGCCGGTGACGCTGCGGCGGAACTGTTTGAGCAGAAAATCACGGCGCTTCCAGTCGTGGACGATGCTGGTCGGCTAGTGGGACTGCTCAGCCAGTATGAGTTCCTTAAGCTGATCGCCGAAGAGCCCGCTCCCGCCGAGTGA
- a CDS encoding glycosyltransferase family 4 protein, with protein sequence MNIVLLGCFALSPKGTVAQRALPLGRALARRGHRVTLLIPPYDNPQEAGQTWTEEGVRVEALTARFGLLGWTAALIRRALALRPDVIHAFKPVGPSGAAAFLLARRFPLVLDLDDWEGWRGFARVGGYPFPVAAAMEIQERLTPRRAHQLTVASRALRKREIGRGCPPSQLHYLPNCVDAAAVAGDPPSPEAVAAFRAAVGATDCPIVLFVGHVPAHNDLDLALAALAPIAESSVDFRWVVVGDGPGLPPLRAALPPALAERTRFLGRLARPALRVAFAASRLLLVPARDTPINRAKCPMKVVDALAAGLPVVAPAIGQHLEYIVHGETGLLTPVGDLRALAAAARQLLVDPAFASRLGRAAAERMRHGFTWDHWVGQAERAYRAAANGIPF encoded by the coding sequence GTGAACATCGTTCTGCTTGGCTGCTTTGCGCTGTCGCCCAAAGGCACCGTCGCTCAGCGCGCCTTGCCGCTTGGCCGAGCGCTCGCCCGACGGGGGCACCGCGTGACCCTGCTGATCCCGCCGTACGACAATCCGCAGGAAGCAGGGCAGACCTGGACGGAGGAGGGCGTCCGCGTCGAAGCCTTGACGGCTCGGTTCGGCCTGCTCGGCTGGACCGCGGCGCTCATCCGTCGCGCGCTTGCGCTCCGCCCCGACGTCATCCACGCCTTCAAGCCGGTCGGCCCTTCCGGAGCAGCGGCCTTCCTGCTCGCCCGGCGTTTCCCGCTCGTGCTCGACCTCGACGATTGGGAAGGGTGGCGCGGCTTTGCCCGCGTGGGCGGCTACCCGTTCCCGGTTGCGGCGGCGATGGAGATCCAGGAGCGGCTGACTCCGCGGCGAGCGCATCAACTGACGGTGGCGAGCCGAGCGCTCCGAAAGCGCGAAATCGGGCGCGGCTGCCCTCCGTCACAGCTCCACTACCTCCCGAACTGCGTCGACGCGGCGGCCGTGGCGGGCGACCCTCCTTCTCCGGAGGCAGTCGCCGCCTTTCGCGCGGCGGTCGGAGCGACCGACTGCCCGATCGTCCTTTTCGTGGGACATGTTCCTGCCCACAACGACCTCGACCTTGCGCTCGCGGCGCTCGCCCCGATCGCAGAAAGCAGCGTCGACTTCCGCTGGGTGGTGGTGGGTGACGGGCCCGGACTTCCTCCGCTTCGGGCAGCACTCCCGCCCGCTCTCGCCGAGCGGACCCGGTTTCTCGGGCGGCTGGCGCGGCCGGCGCTCCGCGTCGCGTTTGCGGCAAGCCGGCTGCTGCTTGTCCCCGCGCGCGACACTCCCATCAACCGCGCGAAGTGCCCGATGAAGGTCGTTGATGCGCTCGCTGCTGGGCTGCCTGTTGTCGCCCCGGCGATCGGCCAGCATCTCGAGTACATCGTTCACGGCGAGACGGGGCTCCTCACTCCAGTCGGCGACCTGCGAGCGCTGGCAGCGGCCGCACGCCAGCTCCTCGTCGACCCCGCGTTCGCCTCGCGGCTTGGGAGAGCGGCCGCCGAACGGATGCGGCATGGCTTTACCTGGGACCATTGGGTCGGGCAAGCGGAGCGCGCATACCGCGCCGCTGCAAACGGTATACCATTCTAG
- a CDS encoding CoA transferase gives MAGPLVGVRVLDLTWALSGPYATMILADLGAEVIKVERPPAGDIARENGPFIGDVSSYFFSINRGKRSITLNLKHEEGKRLLRDLVKHVDILTENFVPGTMDRLGLGYEVLKAENPRLIYAATSGFGQTGPYRHKPAMDVIVQGISGLMSITGPEGGPPVRVGTSIGDIAAGMFTAIGILAALHERERSGLGQMVDVAMLDSQIAILENALVRYFVAGEVPKPLGTRHPILTPFQAFPTKDGYIVLTLTGGGENIWALFCAKIGLYEYMDDPRFQTNASRTEHHAELEQIVSAALRERTTAEWLAEFEELGIPCGPLNTIAEAVADPQVRERGMIVPLVHPRAGVIPVSGSPVKLSRTPADVSRPAPELGADTDAVLRELLGLSDEEIARLRAVGAV, from the coding sequence ATGGCTGGTCCGCTCGTCGGGGTACGGGTCCTCGATCTCACCTGGGCTCTTTCCGGCCCCTATGCGACGATGATCCTCGCTGACCTTGGCGCAGAAGTAATCAAAGTCGAGCGGCCGCCTGCCGGCGACATCGCCCGGGAAAATGGACCGTTCATCGGCGATGTCTCGTCCTATTTCTTCTCGATCAATCGCGGCAAGCGGTCGATCACGCTCAACCTGAAACATGAGGAAGGCAAGCGCCTCCTGCGGGACCTGGTAAAGCATGTCGATATCCTGACCGAAAATTTCGTCCCCGGAACGATGGATCGCCTCGGGCTCGGCTACGAGGTGCTGAAAGCGGAAAATCCCCGGCTGATCTACGCGGCGACCTCAGGGTTCGGGCAGACTGGTCCGTACCGCCACAAGCCGGCGATGGACGTCATCGTTCAGGGGATCTCGGGCTTGATGAGCATCACCGGACCGGAGGGCGGCCCGCCTGTTCGGGTCGGGACCTCCATCGGCGATATCGCCGCCGGGATGTTCACCGCCATCGGCATCCTCGCCGCGCTGCACGAGCGGGAGCGGAGCGGGCTCGGCCAGATGGTGGATGTCGCCATGCTCGACAGCCAGATTGCCATCCTGGAAAACGCCCTCGTCCGCTACTTTGTCGCCGGAGAGGTGCCGAAGCCGCTCGGAACGCGGCATCCGATCCTGACCCCCTTCCAAGCCTTTCCGACGAAGGACGGCTACATTGTGCTGACGCTGACCGGCGGCGGCGAGAATATCTGGGCACTCTTCTGCGCCAAGATCGGGCTGTACGAGTACATGGACGACCCCCGCTTCCAGACGAACGCCTCCCGCACCGAGCATCATGCCGAGCTGGAGCAGATCGTTTCGGCGGCGCTTCGCGAACGGACAACGGCCGAATGGCTCGCCGAGTTCGAAGAGCTCGGGATCCCCTGCGGCCCTCTGAATACGATTGCCGAGGCAGTCGCCGACCCGCAGGTGCGCGAGCGCGGGATGATCGTTCCTCTTGTGCATCCGCGCGCTGGCGTGATCCCGGTGAGCGGCAGCCCCGTAAAGCTGTCGCGCACGCCAGCCGATGTCAGCCGTCCTGCTCCTGAACTGGGCGCCGACACCGATGCCGTGCTGCGCGAACTGCTCGGGCTGTCCGACGAGGAGATCGCCCGCTTGCGCGCGGTCGGCGCAGTGTGA
- a CDS encoding chromate transporter produces MNAPPSLAAFLGRVAFIAATAFGGGMSVHYYHHFVERTGWLRRDEFFQDMTLAQLLPGPNMVNVVAIIGQRLYGPRGAALATIAVLLPGTVLLVALGSFIAAVSSGPATLRVLDAVAAAAAGLLAATIVRLAPSAKGVRGNVGIVFVLVLLLAVVRLPMALVLLVVVPVAIVLNRPRAP; encoded by the coding sequence GTGAACGCTCCTCCCTCCCTCGCGGCATTTCTCGGACGGGTTGCGTTCATCGCTGCCACGGCCTTCGGCGGCGGGATGAGCGTGCACTACTACCACCATTTCGTCGAGCGGACAGGATGGCTGCGCCGCGATGAGTTCTTTCAGGACATGACCCTCGCGCAGCTGCTGCCGGGGCCCAACATGGTCAATGTCGTCGCTATCATCGGGCAGCGGCTGTACGGCCCGCGCGGCGCAGCGCTCGCCACGATCGCCGTGCTCCTGCCCGGCACGGTTCTCCTTGTCGCCCTCGGGTCGTTCATTGCCGCAGTCTCGAGCGGCCCGGCGACGCTCCGCGTGCTCGACGCGGTGGCGGCGGCCGCTGCCGGGCTGCTCGCTGCCACGATTGTCCGGCTTGCGCCGAGTGCCAAGGGCGTGCGCGGCAATGTGGGCATCGTCTTCGTCCTCGTCCTTCTGCTTGCAGTGGTTCGCCTGCCCATGGCGCTGGTCCTGCTCGTCGTCGTGCCTGTCGCCATCGTTCTCAATCGGCCGAGGGCACCATGA
- a CDS encoding chromate transporter, translating to MIDFLTLFLVYLKLGVLAIGGAAAVLPEMYREFVVIRGWMTDAEFAHAYAVGQLAPGPNMLMQVYVGYQLGGVGGVLAALLGFFAPTAALCAAFSRWWYGRAGSAWTAALMRALAPVALGLLLSGLWTVGHAAIVDLKTAAIALGAAALLLGWRVNPLLVMALAAVVGYILPG from the coding sequence ATGATCGACTTCCTCACGCTCTTCCTCGTCTACCTCAAGCTGGGTGTTCTCGCCATCGGCGGCGCGGCGGCAGTACTGCCGGAGATGTATCGCGAATTTGTCGTCATCCGGGGGTGGATGACCGACGCCGAATTCGCGCACGCCTACGCCGTCGGTCAGCTCGCGCCCGGACCAAACATGCTGATGCAGGTATATGTCGGCTACCAGCTGGGAGGAGTGGGGGGAGTGCTCGCCGCCTTGCTCGGCTTCTTCGCTCCGACCGCCGCCCTTTGCGCGGCGTTCAGCCGCTGGTGGTACGGGCGCGCGGGGTCGGCGTGGACCGCGGCGCTGATGCGCGCCCTCGCGCCAGTCGCGCTCGGGCTGCTCCTCAGCGGCCTCTGGACGGTCGGCCACGCCGCGATCGTCGACCTGAAAACGGCCGCAATCGCGCTCGGCGCGGCCGCGCTGCTGCTTGGATGGCGGGTCAATCCGCTGCTCGTCATGGCGCTCGCTGCCGTTGTGGGCTACATCCTGCCGGGATAA
- a CDS encoding beta-galactosidase, whose amino-acid sequence MRPLGGIALSALIGAVVFSASWTATDPSPAPRASGQLAHPLLGVHTRLTDEVEPWKIRRTMEMVREMGARWVVEYFPWTYIELAKGQYDWAHADLVVDAAYEQGLTLVARIDHVPAWARPPGTTDRYIDSRGIQDYGDFLAAFVRRYRDRVKHYIVWNEQNTTMEWGFRPVDPEGYVELLKVAYRRIKEADPEAIVLPGALAPTLEQSRDALDDLIYLQRMYDAGAKAYFDMMNIHAYGLRSPPDDPPSPQRINFARAALIREVMVRNGDGDKQALISEAGWNDHPRWTKAVRPAQRVEYTVRALEKAEAEWPWLVGLCFWTFRLPFPARNYNDYYTFVDAEFRPKPVYNAVRAWAHRSGALAAGP is encoded by the coding sequence ATGCGTCCTCTTGGCGGCATCGCGCTGAGCGCGCTTATCGGAGCGGTTGTCTTCTCTGCAAGCTGGACGGCGACGGACCCAAGCCCGGCGCCGCGGGCGAGCGGTCAGCTGGCGCATCCCCTCCTCGGCGTTCACACTCGGCTGACCGACGAAGTGGAGCCGTGGAAAATCCGGCGCACGATGGAGATGGTGCGGGAAATGGGGGCGCGCTGGGTCGTCGAGTATTTCCCCTGGACGTACATCGAACTGGCCAAGGGACAGTATGACTGGGCGCATGCCGATCTGGTGGTCGATGCGGCGTATGAGCAGGGGCTGACGCTGGTCGCTCGGATCGATCATGTGCCGGCGTGGGCGAGACCGCCGGGCACCACAGACCGCTATATCGACAGCCGCGGCATTCAGGACTACGGCGATTTTCTCGCCGCGTTTGTCCGTCGCTATCGGGATCGCGTCAAGCACTACATCGTCTGGAATGAGCAGAACACGACGATGGAATGGGGCTTTCGCCCGGTCGACCCGGAAGGATACGTTGAACTGCTGAAGGTCGCTTACCGCCGCATTAAGGAGGCGGACCCAGAAGCGATTGTCCTTCCCGGTGCGCTTGCGCCGACGCTTGAGCAGTCTCGCGACGCGCTGGATGACTTGATCTACCTCCAGCGCATGTATGACGCCGGCGCGAAGGCGTATTTCGACATGATGAACATCCATGCCTATGGCTTGCGGAGCCCTCCCGACGACCCGCCCTCGCCCCAGCGGATCAACTTTGCGCGCGCCGCCCTCATCCGCGAGGTGATGGTGCGCAACGGGGACGGCGACAAGCAGGCGTTGATCAGCGAAGCCGGCTGGAACGACCATCCCCGCTGGACAAAGGCAGTTCGCCCCGCGCAGCGGGTCGAGTACACGGTGCGCGCCCTCGAGAAAGCAGAGGCAGAGTGGCCGTGGCTCGTTGGGCTCTGTTTCTGGACGTTCCGGCTTCCTTTTCCGGCGCGGAACTACAACGACTACTACACCTTTGTCGATGCCGAGTTCCGGCCGAAACCTGTCTACAACGCGGTGCGCGCATGGGCGCACCGCTCAGGAGCGCTCGCGGCTGGACCGTAG